One genomic segment of Coffea arabica cultivar ET-39 chromosome 6e, Coffea Arabica ET-39 HiFi, whole genome shotgun sequence includes these proteins:
- the LOC113695944 gene encoding carbon catabolite repressor protein 4 homolog 2-like — protein MLSVLRVHLPSDIPIVGCELTPYVLVKRPDKSVITEDIPESAPLDGYFLRYKWYRIQSDRKVAICSVHPSEQATLQCLGCVKAKIPITKSYHCSPKCFSDAWQHHRVLHERAASAVNENGNEEEEIFGRFNGSGSGVINTNLTGTQANSSLANGATALYPAAVTQRGGETWFEVGRFKTYTPTADDIGHVLKFECVVVDAESKQPVGQSSTLNTSRVIPAPSPTPRRLIPVSGVEMPGHLDVDGRVSSSGTFTVLSYNILSDSYAANDLYSYCPSWALSWAYRRQNLLREIVGYRADIVCLQEVQSDHFEEFFAPELDKHGYQALYKRKTAEVFNGNIYSNDGCATFFRRDRFSHVKKYEVEFNKAAQSLTEALVPSTQKKTALGRLIKDNIALIVVLEAKFSNQGIDNPGKRQLVCVANTHVNVQQDLKDVKLWQVHTLLKGLEKIAASADIPMLVCGDFNSVPGSAPHALLAMGKVDPMHSDLAVDPLGILRPATKLTHQLPLVSAYSSFGRAAGIGFEQQRRRLDLTTNEPLFTNCTRDFIGTHDYIFYSADSLTVESLLELLDEDGLRKDTALPSPEWSSDHIALLAEFRCKPRTRR, from the exons GTATCGCATACAAAGTGATAGGAAAGTTGCAATCTGTAGTGTTCATCCATCTGAGCAAGCTACATTGCAGTGTCTTGGATGTGTTAAAGCGAAAATACCTATCACTAAGAGTTACCATTGTTCTCCGAAATGTTTCTCGGATGCATGGCAGCATCATCGTGTTTTGCATGAGCGCGCAGCTAGTGCTGTTAATGAAAATGGCAACGAGGaagaagaaatttttggtcGCTTCAATGGTTCAGGATCTGGGGTTATCAATACAAACTTGACGGGTACGCAGGCCAATTCTAGCTTGGCAAATGGTGCCACGGCTTTATACCCTGCTGCAGTAACACAGAGAGGTGGTGAGACATGGTTCGAAGTTGGACGATTTAAAACATACACACCGACGGCTGATGATATTGGCCATGTCCTTAAATTTGAGTGTGTTGTAGTGGATGCAGAATCCAAACAGCCTGTGGGGCAATCAAGTACACTAAACACTTCTCGCGTAATTCCAGCCCCATCTCCTACTCCACGTAGGTTGATTCCTGTCAGTGGAGTTGAAATGCCAGGGCATCTGGACGTTGACGGTCGTGTATCTTCATCAGGAACCTTTACTGTGCTGTCATATAATATTCTATCCGATTCATATGCTGCAAATGATTTATACAGTTACTGTCCTTCTTGGGCTCTTTCTTGGGCTTATCGAAGGCAGAATCTATTACGTGAGATAGTTGGCTACCGTGCTGACATTGTTTGTCTTCAAGAG GTTCAAAGTGACCATTTTGAGGAATTCTTCGCCCCTGAGCTGGATAAACATGGTTATCAAGCTCTATATAAACGAAAAACGGCCGAG GTCTTCAATGGGAATATTTATTCAAATGATGGTTGTGCTACATTTTTTCGCCGGGATAGATTTTCACATGTCAAGAAATATGAG GTTGAGTTTAACAAAGCTGCACAATCCTTGACTGAAGCTTTAGTTCCAAGTACTCAGAAAAAAACTGCTCTGGGTCGATTGATCAAG GATAACATTGCACTTATAGTGGTTCTGGAAGCAAAATTTAGTAACCAGGGAATTGATAATCCTGGGAAGCGACAGCTTGTTTGTGTG GCTAATACACATGTCAATGTTCAGCAAGATTTAAAGGATGTGAAGCTGTGGCAG GTTCATACATTGTTGAAAGGGTTAGAGAAAATTGCTGCCAGTGCAGATATCCCAATGCTCGTCTGTGGAGATTTTAATTCTGTTCCTGGAAG TGCTCCACATGCTCTTCTTGCCATGGGAAAAGTTGATCCAATGCATTCAGATTTAGCAGTTGACCCTCTTGGAATCCTTCGCCCTGCCACAAAACTTACACATCAGTTGCCATTG gtaagtGCATACTCATCATTCGGAAGAGCGGCTGGTATTGGTTTTGAGCAACAGAGGAGGAGATTGGATCTTACTACAAATGAACCTTTGTTCACCAACTGCACCAGGGATTTTATCGGCACTCATGATTACATATTCTACTCAG CGGACTCCTTAACTGTGGAATCTTTGTTGGAGCTCTTGGATGAAGATGGCTTGAGAAAAGACACAGCACTTCCTTCTCCAGAGTGGTCTTCTGATCACATAGCACTCTTAGCTGAATTTCGCTGCAAGCCTAGAACTAGGCGCTGA
- the LOC113694718 gene encoding non-specific lipid transfer protein GPI-anchored 22 isoform X1 — protein MERISTRVSLCLLALMMAGCVRVSSDFAQDKRECQDQLAGLSPCVSFISEEEKHPSPVCCLRLGNNYDQKRRCLCMLVRDRNEPGLGFKINATLALALPFICHLPANETQCLDFLHLDPRSPDAQIFLQFSNSSANRTKTISGIAADSGSSSSINRGRKWLNLAMLGVVSVWPLISSFISK, from the exons ATGGAAAGAATTAGCACAAGAGTTTCACTATGTTTGCTAGCTCTGATGATGGCTGGTTGTGTTAGAGTAAGCAGTGATTTTGCACAAGACAAGCGAGAATGCCAAGATCAATTGGCTGGTCTGTCGCCTTGTGTTTCATTTATAAGCGAAGAGGAGAAGCATCCCAGCCCAGTTTGTTGCCTCAGGCTGGGAAATAACTACGATCAAAAGCGCAGGTGTTTGTGCATGCTGGTGAGAGACCGTAATGAACCAGGTCTTGGCTTCAAAATCAACGCCACACTTGCACTCGCTCTTCCCTTCATCTGTCACTTACCAGCTAACGAGACGCAGTGTCTTG ATTTTCTGCACCTGGATCCTCGGTCACCAGATGCTCAGATTTTTCTGCAGTTCTCTAATTCTTCTGCAAATAGAACCAAAACTATTAGTGGCATAG cAGCTGATTCTGGAAGTTCAAGCTCGATAAATCGTGGAAGGAAATGGCTTAACTTGGCGATGCTTGGCGTGGTTTCAGTTTGGCCACTCATATCAAGTTTCATTAGCAAGTAG
- the LOC113694718 gene encoding non-specific lipid transfer protein GPI-anchored 22 isoform X2, which produces MERISTRVSLCLLALMMAGCVRVSSDFAQDKRECQDQLAGLSPCVSFISEEEKHPSPVCCLRLGNNYDQKRRCLCMLVRDRNEPGLGFKINATLALALPFICHLPANETQCLDFLHLDPRSPDAQIFLQFSNSSANRTKTISGIADSGSSSSINRGRKWLNLAMLGVVSVWPLISSFISK; this is translated from the exons ATGGAAAGAATTAGCACAAGAGTTTCACTATGTTTGCTAGCTCTGATGATGGCTGGTTGTGTTAGAGTAAGCAGTGATTTTGCACAAGACAAGCGAGAATGCCAAGATCAATTGGCTGGTCTGTCGCCTTGTGTTTCATTTATAAGCGAAGAGGAGAAGCATCCCAGCCCAGTTTGTTGCCTCAGGCTGGGAAATAACTACGATCAAAAGCGCAGGTGTTTGTGCATGCTGGTGAGAGACCGTAATGAACCAGGTCTTGGCTTCAAAATCAACGCCACACTTGCACTCGCTCTTCCCTTCATCTGTCACTTACCAGCTAACGAGACGCAGTGTCTTG ATTTTCTGCACCTGGATCCTCGGTCACCAGATGCTCAGATTTTTCTGCAGTTCTCTAATTCTTCTGCAAATAGAACCAAAACTATTAGTGGCATAG CTGATTCTGGAAGTTCAAGCTCGATAAATCGTGGAAGGAAATGGCTTAACTTGGCGATGCTTGGCGTGGTTTCAGTTTGGCCACTCATATCAAGTTTCATTAGCAAGTAG